CAGCATCTTGCCAACGCGATCGGAACTACACGGGTGACGGTTACGCGCTTAATCGGGCAACTGCGGCGGGAAAAGTGGCTGGCACTAGATGCTTCACGCCACCTTATCCTGCACTATCCAGCTCAACTCGGGTTTGCTGCCCTCTAGGCTCAAATGCAGGAACGGATTGCAGTATTGTATTGAAGTTGGATGACTGCTAAGCCGTTACTGATTGGCCCATGACCGCTGAACCTACACCGCCGCCCCTCAAGCCCGACTGGCTCTATCGGGGGATTTGTGAGATTTTTCCCGATCATCCCACTGCTGAGGATGTTAACGAAAGCTTGGTTTACCGCCTACAACAGAGTGATCGACCGCTGCGGGTGAAGTTGGGCATTGATCCTACGGGAACGGATATTCACCTGGGACATGGCATTGTCTTTCGTAAACTGCGGGCCTTTCAGGATGCAGGCCATACAGCGGTGTTGATTATTGGCGATTTCACAGCCCGAATTGGGGACCCTACGGGTAAATCTGAAGTTCGGCGCCAGTTAACAGCGGCAGAGGTGGCGGCCAATGCAGCAACCTATCTCAAGCAACTGCGCCCACTTTTAGATTTCGATACCCCTGGCCGATTGGAAATTCGCTACAACTCGGAGTGGTTGGCAGCGTTGGATCTGTCCAAAGTTCTAGAATTATTAGGGACAATGACCGTGGGTCAAATGTTAGCTAAAGAGGGGTTTGCTGAACGCTACAAGCAGGGAAATCCAGTCTATTTGCATGAGTTTCTCTATCCCCTGATGCAGGGGTATGATTCTGTTGCTGTGCAGGCAGATGTGGAATTAGGCGGTACGGACCAGAAGTTTAACCTGGCTGTGGGCCGGGATTTACAGCGCCATTTTGGACAGCGGCCCCAGTTTGGCTTGCTGATGCCGATTTTGCTGGGAACTGACGGGGTACAGAAAATGTCCAAATCCTTGGGTAACTATGTGGGGTTGGCAGAAGATGCCCTGAGTATGTATTCCAAGCTCGAAAAAATCCCCGATAGTATTATTCGGGACTATTTTGAACTGCTGACCAATTTACCGCTGGATCAATTGCCGAAGAACCCCCGCGATCGCCAGAAATTGCTCGCACTCACAGTTGTTAGCCAATTTCACGGAGAGGAGGCTGCTCGTCAGGCGCAGCAAGCGGCCCAAGCCTTGGTTATGGGGGGCCAAGCGGCGGTGGAGGCCGTTCCAGAATTCTCATTGGCGGCGGTCCAGTTTCCGGCTAAGTTATTTTATATCCTGAGTGCCAGTGGCCTCTGTAGGAGTAGTGGGGAAGCCCGTCGCCAGATTGAGGGGGGGGCAGTGCGGCTGGCGGGCGATCGCGTAGACAGTGTGGACCTGATCATTGACACCCCTGACGACCTCATTGGCAAAGTATTACAGGTGGGGAAAAAGAAATTTGTTCGCCTAGTCGCTTAAAGTTAGGCAGTGGTTGAGGCACGCCTAGTTACCGAGTTCACAAGGGTCATACACAAGGCTGGCACAAGGCTGGCACAAGGCTAGCACAAGGCTGGCTGAAGCTTGGAAGACTGAGTGCCTGAGTGGTGGATACCTGGAGCAAAAATCAAGATGAATACAGTTGCCGATCGCCTGATTGTGCCCCTCGATGTTCCGAGCCTCCCAGCGGCGATCGCGTGGGTTGAGCGCTTACCCCAGGTCAGCTTCTGGAAAGTCGGACTGGAATTATTTGTCAGCACCGGACCCGCCATTTTGACCGAACTCAAGCAACGCCAGAAACATATTTTTTTAGACCTGAAATTCCACGATATCCCCAATACGGTGGCCGGTGCCTGTCGAGCCGTGGCGACCTATGGCGTTGATCTGGTTACCCTCCATGCCGCGGCAGGCCCCGCAGCCCTCAAAGCCGCCCAAACGGCCATCAGCGAAGCTGCCACCGCTACTGGCCAAGCACCGCCGCAATTGTTAGCCATTACCGTGTTGACAAGTCTCACAGCGCGATCGCTCGCCCTGGATCTGAAAATTCCCATAGAATTACCGGAATATGCCCTGCATCTGGCCCGCCTAGCCCAGCAACAGGGAATTGCCGGTGCCGTCTGTTCGCCCCAGGAGGTGGCCCAATTACGTGAGATCTGCGGTCCTCATTTTCGGCTGGTATGTCCCGGTGTGCGTCCGGACTGGGCGGCCAAGGGGGATCAAAAGCGGACCCTTACCCCTGCAATGGCCGTCAAAGCGGGGGCTGATTACCTGGTCATTGGTCGTCCCATCACACAAGCCTCTGACCCGGCGGCGGCCTTTCAACGCATTTGTGATGAACTGGCAACAGTGGTTTAAATTCAGCCGTGGTTTCAATCAATGATGGATCAACGCTCGTGGTATCGTCCTCACCTGTACGGATGGCTCCTGCTGTTGGCAGGTTTAGGGTTGAGGACGTGGGGAGTTTCCCCGGCAGTGATCGCTCGCCACCCAGCCCCAGTGTTCGCATCCCGGACAGTACCCGCCACCTGTCCACTGGATTTGGCAACCCTGGCCGATCGCCTTGCCCAGGATCTGCCCGCCTATGCCAACCGGGTGGGCCAGCGTTCACGCCTATCCCCGGATTGGCAACCCAGCACCATGCTCATTGCCAGTCGTCCGGACCTGGAACCGCTGCCTTTGGGGGGAATCGACGGTGGTTCGACCCTTTCACCCCCATCGGCGAGTGACCCTATCCAACAAATCTTCCTGACTACCCTGAGTCGTCGCTCGATCCTTGGTCGGTCTATTATCCTCCAGCAATTTCACTGGCTCC
This DNA window, taken from Trichothermofontia sichuanensis B231, encodes the following:
- the tyrS gene encoding tyrosine--tRNA ligase, translating into MTAEPTPPPLKPDWLYRGICEIFPDHPTAEDVNESLVYRLQQSDRPLRVKLGIDPTGTDIHLGHGIVFRKLRAFQDAGHTAVLIIGDFTARIGDPTGKSEVRRQLTAAEVAANAATYLKQLRPLLDFDTPGRLEIRYNSEWLAALDLSKVLELLGTMTVGQMLAKEGFAERYKQGNPVYLHEFLYPLMQGYDSVAVQADVELGGTDQKFNLAVGRDLQRHFGQRPQFGLLMPILLGTDGVQKMSKSLGNYVGLAEDALSMYSKLEKIPDSIIRDYFELLTNLPLDQLPKNPRDRQKLLALTVVSQFHGEEAARQAQQAAQALVMGGQAAVEAVPEFSLAAVQFPAKLFYILSASGLCRSSGEARRQIEGGAVRLAGDRVDSVDLIIDTPDDLIGKVLQVGKKKFVRLVA
- the pyrF gene encoding orotidine-5'-phosphate decarboxylase, with the translated sequence MNTVADRLIVPLDVPSLPAAIAWVERLPQVSFWKVGLELFVSTGPAILTELKQRQKHIFLDLKFHDIPNTVAGACRAVATYGVDLVTLHAAAGPAALKAAQTAISEAATATGQAPPQLLAITVLTSLTARSLALDLKIPIELPEYALHLARLAQQQGIAGAVCSPQEVAQLREICGPHFRLVCPGVRPDWAAKGDQKRTLTPAMAVKAGADYLVIGRPITQASDPAAAFQRICDELATVV